The following coding sequences lie in one Nocardioides sambongensis genomic window:
- the sepH gene encoding septation protein SepH, which produces MAHLTLAGLSADGRRLLLVSEKGVEFTLDINPALRAALRGDTSRLGQLEIQMNSSLRPREIQIRIRAGESPEAVADAAGTTVQAIMPYVVPVVAERQHVAERAQRASLRRGPGESGPSGLRVLGETVAVHLRAVGADPTTVVWDAFRQETGRWMLTGDFTATPRSGTARFVFDPPGNYALADNDDARWLVGDLVESTETPRDDLQAARQRRLSAIPGDLPLGDDAIDLVTAPPTTPNAPAAAEPVPAEAPQQPEHEQPEQPAAEAPSEPGSEEPALDPTADEQRGRPRRPVQKKRGRASVPSWDEIMFGGGDQ; this is translated from the coding sequence ATGGCGCACCTCACCCTCGCCGGTCTCTCGGCGGACGGTCGTCGCCTGCTCCTGGTGAGCGAGAAGGGCGTCGAGTTCACCCTCGACATCAATCCCGCACTGCGCGCAGCTCTGCGCGGCGACACCTCACGCCTCGGCCAGTTGGAGATCCAGATGAACTCAAGCCTCCGTCCCCGCGAGATCCAGATCCGGATCCGAGCCGGAGAGTCGCCGGAGGCGGTCGCCGATGCGGCGGGCACGACCGTGCAGGCGATCATGCCGTACGTCGTACCCGTGGTCGCCGAGCGTCAGCACGTCGCCGAGCGCGCCCAGCGTGCCTCGCTGCGCCGCGGTCCCGGCGAGTCCGGGCCGTCGGGCCTGCGGGTGCTCGGGGAGACCGTGGCCGTGCACCTGCGCGCGGTCGGTGCGGACCCGACCACGGTGGTCTGGGACGCCTTCCGGCAGGAGACCGGCCGCTGGATGCTGACCGGGGACTTCACCGCGACCCCGCGGTCGGGCACCGCCCGGTTCGTCTTCGACCCGCCCGGCAACTACGCGCTGGCCGACAACGACGACGCCCGTTGGCTGGTCGGTGACCTGGTCGAGTCCACGGAGACGCCGCGCGACGACCTGCAGGCCGCCCGGCAGCGTCGTCTCTCCGCGATCCCCGGCGATCTGCCGCTCGGTGACGACGCGATCGACCTGGTCACCGCACCCCCGACCACACCGAACGCGCCCGCTGCCGCCGAGCCCGTCCCGGCGGAGGCGCCGCAGCAGCCCGAGCACGAGCAGCCCGAGCAGCCTGCCGCCGAGGCCCCCAGCGAGCCCGGCTCCGAGGAGCCGGCGCTCGACCCCACCGCCGACGAGCAGCGCGGCCGCCCGCGCCGACCGGTTCAGAAGAAGCGCGGTCGGGCGTCGGTGCCCAGCTGGGACGAGATCATGTTCGGCGGCGGGGACCAGTGA
- a CDS encoding sulfurtransferase produces MHPIIHVEDLHAARGAGAVTLLDVRYRMGGPDGPPEFAAGHIPGARYVDLDAALAAPAVRIDGRTPRGRHPLPDPEVFGAAMRAAGVHADAPVVVYDDWSGHAAARCWWLLRHHGHPDVRVLDGGWAAWTASGGGVETGGPDDPVASGDFVARPGGMPVVEADGVGDLPVLLDARAPARYAGLTEPLDPVAGHIPGALNFPSTDNLDEAGRFRPVAQLRAAYADLGVVPGVEVGVYCGSGVTAALDVLALELIGVRAALYPGSWSEWVADPDRPAVTGPRRRT; encoded by the coding sequence GTGCACCCGATCATCCACGTGGAGGACCTCCACGCCGCCCGGGGCGCGGGGGCGGTCACGCTCCTCGACGTCCGCTACCGGATGGGAGGCCCGGACGGCCCGCCCGAGTTCGCCGCCGGACACATCCCGGGTGCGCGCTACGTCGACCTCGATGCCGCGCTGGCCGCGCCGGCGGTCCGGATCGACGGACGAACGCCGCGCGGCCGGCACCCGCTGCCCGATCCGGAGGTCTTCGGCGCCGCCATGCGCGCCGCCGGCGTGCACGCCGACGCCCCGGTGGTCGTGTACGACGACTGGTCCGGTCACGCCGCCGCCCGCTGCTGGTGGTTGCTGCGGCACCACGGGCACCCGGACGTCCGGGTGCTCGACGGTGGCTGGGCCGCCTGGACCGCCTCCGGCGGAGGCGTGGAGACCGGAGGACCGGACGACCCGGTCGCCTCCGGTGACTTCGTGGCGCGGCCCGGGGGCATGCCGGTGGTGGAGGCCGACGGGGTCGGCGACCTGCCGGTGCTGCTCGACGCCCGGGCGCCGGCCCGCTACGCCGGGCTCACCGAGCCGCTGGACCCCGTCGCGGGGCACATCCCCGGCGCGCTGAACTTCCCCTCCACCGACAACCTCGACGAGGCCGGGCGGTTCCGCCCGGTCGCACAGCTGCGTGCCGCGTACGCCGACCTCGGCGTCGTACCGGGGGTGGAGGTGGGGGTCTACTGCGGCTCGGGAGTGACGGCCGCGCTCGACGTGCTCGCGCTGGAGCTGATCGGGGTGCGGGCGGCCCTCTACCCGGGGAGCTGGAGCGAGTGGGTGGCCGACCCCGACCGGCCCGCGGTCACTGGTCCCCGCCGCCGAACATGA
- a CDS encoding glutamate--cysteine ligase family protein, with the protein MFERMLAEAAFDTDDPMTGLEVELNLVDEVGDPALRNAEALAVIEDPDFQTELGQFNIEMNVAPGHLRDGGLARYEAGLRRSLNQAEQRSSTVGAHLVMIGILPTLDSGHLGNEVISANPRYRLLGEQILNARGEDIRIDIQGGERLRTTADSIMPEAACTSTQLHVQTSPEKFAAYWNASQAIAGIQLALAANAPYLLGRRLWAETRIPLFEQATDTRSEELKAQGVRPRVWFGERWITSVFDLFEENVRYFPALLPVTDDEDPLTVLEAGGTPNLSELRLHNGTVYRWNRPVYDIAGGVPHLRVENRVLAAGPTVVDTIANAAFYFGLTRALAESDRPLWSQMSFSAAEENFHVAARDGIDAQVYWPGVGRVRATELVLRRLLPLAAEGLHGWGVSSAEADHYLGIIEQRCLTGRNGAEWFVRRMREVGSPDDDAQRRFAALRTVLREYRQGMHANQPVHSW; encoded by the coding sequence GTGTTCGAGCGGATGCTGGCCGAGGCCGCGTTCGACACCGACGACCCGATGACCGGCCTCGAGGTGGAGCTCAACCTGGTCGACGAGGTGGGCGACCCGGCGCTGCGCAACGCCGAGGCCCTGGCGGTGATCGAGGACCCCGACTTCCAGACCGAGCTAGGGCAGTTCAACATCGAGATGAACGTCGCGCCCGGACACCTGCGCGACGGGGGACTCGCCCGTTACGAGGCCGGGCTGCGGCGCAGCCTCAACCAGGCCGAGCAGCGGTCCAGCACGGTCGGCGCGCACCTGGTGATGATCGGCATCCTGCCGACGCTGGACAGCGGGCACCTCGGCAACGAGGTGATCAGCGCGAACCCGCGCTACCGGCTGCTCGGCGAGCAGATCCTCAACGCGCGCGGCGAGGACATCCGCATCGACATCCAGGGCGGCGAGCGGCTGCGCACGACCGCGGACTCGATCATGCCGGAGGCGGCGTGCACCAGCACCCAGCTGCACGTGCAGACCTCCCCGGAGAAGTTCGCCGCCTACTGGAACGCCTCCCAGGCGATCGCCGGCATCCAGCTCGCCCTGGCCGCCAACGCGCCCTACCTGCTCGGTCGACGCCTGTGGGCCGAGACCCGCATCCCGCTCTTCGAGCAGGCCACCGACACCCGCAGCGAGGAGCTCAAGGCGCAGGGGGTGCGGCCCCGGGTGTGGTTCGGCGAGCGGTGGATCACCTCGGTGTTCGACCTGTTCGAGGAGAACGTGCGCTACTTCCCGGCCCTGCTGCCGGTGACCGACGACGAGGACCCGCTCACCGTCCTCGAGGCCGGCGGCACCCCCAACCTCTCCGAGCTGCGCCTGCACAACGGCACCGTCTACCGGTGGAACCGGCCGGTCTACGACATCGCCGGGGGAGTCCCGCACCTACGGGTGGAGAACCGGGTGCTGGCCGCCGGGCCGACCGTGGTGGACACCATCGCGAACGCGGCGTTCTACTTCGGGCTGACCCGGGCGCTCGCGGAGAGCGACCGCCCGCTCTGGTCGCAGATGTCCTTCAGCGCGGCCGAGGAGAACTTCCACGTCGCCGCCCGCGACGGCATCGACGCGCAGGTCTACTGGCCCGGCGTCGGACGGGTCCGCGCCACCGAGCTGGTGCTGCGACGGCTGCTGCCGCTGGCGGCGGAGGGCCTGCACGGCTGGGGCGTCTCCTCGGCCGAGGCCGACCACTACCTCGGGATCATCGAGCAGCGGTGCCTGACCGGGCGCAACGGCGCGGAGTGGTTCGTGCGGCGGATGCGGGAGGTGGGCTCGCCCGACGACGACGCGCAGCGCAGGTTCGCCGCCCTGCGCACGGTGCTGCGCGAGTATCGCCAGGGCATGCACGCCAACCAGCCCGTGCACTCCTGGTGA
- a CDS encoding DUF4192 family protein — protein sequence MSDTADDLAPPLHLTARSDEDLVALAPVLLGFWPDQDIVMLTFGAAHPFHARVDLPPAAAQSSDCLAALSASLLVPAVRHGVQAVVLLCHTEEPADLIRLWPALADGAAAAGIPVLRALALDGTRMRRLDGRPDASRPARAVRYDVSAHPFVVRAMVEGRIGYRSRAEMVRALAADPAATARVAAELADLEAAGDLAPVTATGSQPWTRGTRTPSDREVAELLLRLRAEGGAGAQQRAAHPSRGAAVAERRFWATVLPRTPEPDVVGVATALALAAWRSGDGAMAWVALDRALEVDPDHEPALVLTELLERAVPPQAG from the coding sequence ATGAGCGACACCGCCGACGACCTGGCCCCGCCCCTGCACCTGACCGCCCGCTCCGACGAGGACCTGGTGGCGCTGGCTCCGGTGCTGCTCGGCTTCTGGCCGGACCAGGACATCGTGATGCTCACCTTCGGCGCCGCACACCCCTTCCACGCCCGCGTCGACCTGCCGCCGGCGGCCGCGCAGTCCTCGGACTGCCTGGCCGCGCTCTCCGCGTCCCTGCTGGTGCCGGCAGTGCGGCACGGCGTGCAGGCGGTGGTCCTCCTCTGCCACACCGAGGAGCCGGCCGACCTGATCCGGCTGTGGCCGGCGCTGGCCGACGGCGCCGCTGCCGCCGGGATTCCGGTGCTGCGGGCGCTGGCGCTGGACGGCACCCGGATGCGGCGCCTCGACGGCCGCCCCGACGCCTCCCGCCCCGCCCGCGCCGTCCGGTACGACGTCAGCGCCCACCCGTTCGTGGTCCGGGCCATGGTGGAGGGGCGGATCGGCTACCGCTCGCGCGCCGAGATGGTCCGGGCCCTCGCGGCCGACCCGGCGGCGACCGCGCGGGTCGCCGCGGAGCTGGCGGACCTGGAGGCCGCCGGCGACCTCGCACCGGTGACCGCCACCGGGTCCCAGCCGTGGACCCGGGGCACCCGGACACCCTCCGATCGCGAGGTCGCCGAGCTGCTGCTCCGGCTGCGGGCCGAGGGTGGCGCCGGCGCGCAGCAGCGCGCGGCCCATCCGTCCCGGGGAGCGGCCGTGGCCGAGCGCCGGTTCTGGGCCACGGTGCTGCCGCGCACCCCGGAGCCGGACGTGGTGGGGGTGGCCACCGCGCTGGCGCTCGCGGCTTGGCGCAGCGGCGACGGGGCGATGGCGTGGGTCGCGCTCGACCGGGCGCTGGAGGTCGACCCCGACCACGAGCCCGCGCTCGTCCTGACCGAGCTCCTGGAGCGCGCGGTCCCACCTCAGGCGGGCTGA
- a CDS encoding DNA polymerase IV, whose protein sequence is MRSQASVLHLDLDAFFAAVEQRDKPSLRGKPVVVGGVGGRGVVATASYEARAFGVRSAMSTREARARCPHAAFLSGRFEAYRTTSRAVMEVLRACSPLVEPLSLDEAFVDLASAEDITDLEIGTVTAYAERLRARVAEVTGGLTASIGIGTSKFIAKIASDLDKPDGLVVVPPGTERELLRPMKVGVIPGVGPATVERLRRVGVHTVADLERISRDELVRVLGQAHGQSLHALARADDDRPVVPERETKSVSVEATYEHDLTDRRQLDAILTRQAGDVARRLAEGGLSGRTVSIKVRLYDFTTLSRSSTLASPTDEAATIARTARSLLENLDTSGGVRLLGVGVAGLADWVQDELFTTTGEEPTGSGHEPDHDPPEGLAAEPDPLAEAGVRAPRPWPPGADVVHTEHGRGWVWGSGRGVVTVRFETAATAPGPVRSFRTDDPELSRWRPPEPESPPRH, encoded by the coding sequence GTGCGGTCCCAGGCGTCGGTGCTCCATCTGGATCTGGACGCCTTCTTCGCCGCGGTCGAGCAGCGGGACAAGCCCTCGCTGCGCGGCAAGCCCGTGGTGGTCGGTGGAGTGGGCGGCCGTGGCGTGGTGGCCACCGCGTCCTACGAGGCGCGGGCGTTCGGGGTGCGCTCGGCCATGTCCACCCGCGAGGCGCGCGCCCGCTGCCCTCACGCCGCGTTCCTCTCGGGTCGCTTCGAGGCCTACCGGACGACCAGCAGGGCGGTGATGGAGGTGTTGCGCGCCTGCTCACCGCTGGTCGAGCCGCTCTCCCTGGACGAGGCCTTCGTCGACCTGGCCTCGGCCGAGGACATCACGGACCTCGAGATCGGGACGGTCACCGCCTACGCGGAGCGCCTGCGCGCCCGGGTCGCCGAGGTGACCGGCGGGCTCACCGCGTCGATCGGGATCGGCACCTCCAAGTTCATCGCCAAGATCGCCAGCGACCTCGACAAGCCCGACGGCCTGGTCGTGGTGCCGCCGGGGACCGAGCGGGAGCTGCTGCGCCCGATGAAGGTGGGCGTGATCCCCGGCGTCGGCCCGGCCACGGTCGAGCGGCTGCGCCGGGTCGGCGTGCACACCGTCGCCGACCTGGAGCGGATCAGCCGCGACGAGCTGGTCCGGGTGCTCGGCCAGGCCCACGGCCAGTCCCTGCACGCCCTGGCCCGCGCCGACGACGACCGTCCCGTGGTGCCCGAGCGGGAGACCAAGTCGGTCAGCGTGGAGGCGACCTACGAGCACGACCTGACCGACCGCCGCCAGCTCGACGCGATCCTCACCCGGCAGGCGGGTGACGTCGCCCGGCGGCTGGCGGAGGGCGGACTGTCCGGCCGCACGGTCAGCATCAAGGTGCGCCTCTACGACTTCACCACGCTGAGCCGCTCCTCCACCCTCGCCTCCCCCACCGACGAGGCGGCGACCATCGCCCGCACCGCGCGCAGCCTGCTGGAGAACCTGGACACCTCCGGCGGCGTCCGCTTGCTGGGGGTCGGAGTGGCCGGGCTCGCCGACTGGGTCCAGGACGAGCTCTTCACCACGACCGGGGAGGAGCCCACCGGGTCGGGTCACGAGCCCGACCACGACCCGCCGGAGGGCCTCGCAGCCGAGCCGGACCCACTGGCCGAGGCCGGGGTGCGAGCGCCGCGCCCGTGGCCGCCGGGGGCCGACGTGGTGCACACCGAGCACGGCCGCGGCTGGGTGTGGGGGTCGGGACGCGGCGTGGTCACCGTCCGCTTCGAGACCGCCGCGACGGCACCGGGGCCGGTGCGCTCGTTCCGCACCGACGACCCCGAGCTGTCCCGGTGGAGGCCGCCCGAGCCGGAGTCACCGCCCAGGCACTAG
- a CDS encoding S9 family peptidase: protein MSDAGSAVPIPLAPPVAERRPVTTTHHGRERTDEYDWLRAKDDPAVLAHLEAENEWTRTRTAHLSDLRATIFAEIKARTRETDLSVPTRVRGYWYYGRSFEGRQYGASCRVPVAGPEDWTPPQPAEDADPDQPALPGEQVLLDLNELAEGHDFFSLGGSAVSPDDAMLAYATDVVGDERYTVRFLDLGSGDLLEDRLEGVLGGVTWGGTPDHCYYSTVDDAWRPDKVWRHRLGTPQSDDELVFHETDARYTVGVGRTRSQRYVVVAAGSRTTTEYHLLDARDASAAPTCFATRRDGVEYSLDHILVAGEDRFLVLHNAAGPEFELGLTGSVPSTVEDWAPLLAHDSAVRLEDVDAFAGHVVVSQRSEGRTRLRVLGLGSDPDSPVVEDRLLDLGGELATVGAGSSPSFDQPVFRVGMTSMSQPSSVYDVDLVSLEARLLKQAPVLGGYDADDYQEHRLWATAPDGTQVPMSLVVRRDARGADGTGTVPVVLYGYGSYEASMDPYFSVPRLSLLDRGAAFVIAHVRGGGEMGRHWYDDGKLEHKQHTFDDFIACARHLVDTGWTTADRIVAQGGSAGGLLMGAVANQAPDAFGGILAEVPFVDTLTTMLDATLPLTVGEYDEWGNPDGDPAAYDRIAGYAPYDNLADLPYPPILAITSLNDTRVLYVEPAKWVARLRAVAPGADVLLRTEMAAGHGGVSGRYRAWEEVAFSLAWVMDRLGIAGVRPASAPAGALDAAAAGSTAGSVTT from the coding sequence ATGTCCGACGCTGGCTCCGCCGTACCGATCCCCCTCGCCCCGCCCGTCGCCGAGCGCCGCCCGGTGACCACCACCCACCACGGGCGTGAGCGCACCGACGAGTACGACTGGCTGCGCGCCAAGGACGACCCGGCGGTGCTGGCGCACCTGGAGGCCGAGAACGAGTGGACCCGGACCCGTACCGCCCACCTCTCCGACCTGCGCGCCACGATCTTCGCCGAGATCAAGGCCCGCACCCGGGAGACCGACCTCTCGGTGCCCACCCGGGTGCGCGGGTACTGGTACTACGGCCGCTCCTTCGAGGGCCGGCAGTACGGCGCCAGCTGCCGGGTGCCCGTCGCCGGACCGGAGGACTGGACTCCCCCGCAGCCGGCCGAGGACGCCGACCCGGACCAGCCGGCACTGCCCGGCGAGCAGGTGCTGCTCGACCTCAACGAGCTCGCCGAGGGCCACGACTTCTTCTCGCTCGGCGGCTCGGCGGTCAGCCCCGACGACGCGATGCTGGCCTACGCCACCGACGTCGTCGGCGACGAGCGCTACACGGTCCGCTTCCTCGATCTCGGCAGCGGCGACCTGCTCGAGGACCGGCTCGAGGGTGTCCTCGGCGGGGTCACCTGGGGCGGCACACCGGACCACTGCTACTACTCCACGGTCGACGACGCGTGGCGACCGGACAAGGTGTGGCGGCACCGGCTCGGCACCCCGCAGAGCGACGACGAGCTGGTCTTCCACGAGACCGACGCCCGCTACACCGTCGGCGTGGGCCGCACCCGCAGCCAGCGCTACGTGGTGGTCGCGGCCGGGTCCCGGACCACCACCGAGTACCACCTGCTCGACGCCCGAGACGCCTCCGCGGCGCCGACCTGCTTCGCCACGCGACGCGACGGGGTCGAATACTCCCTCGACCACATCCTGGTCGCCGGGGAGGACCGCTTCCTGGTGCTGCACAACGCCGCCGGGCCCGAGTTCGAGCTGGGGTTGACCGGCAGTGTGCCCAGCACGGTGGAGGACTGGGCTCCGCTGCTCGCCCACGACAGCGCCGTCCGGCTCGAGGACGTCGACGCCTTCGCGGGGCACGTGGTGGTCTCCCAGCGCAGTGAGGGGCGGACCCGGCTGCGGGTGCTCGGCCTGGGCTCCGACCCGGACTCCCCGGTCGTCGAGGACCGGCTCCTCGACCTCGGTGGCGAGCTGGCCACCGTCGGCGCCGGCAGCAGCCCCTCCTTCGACCAGCCGGTCTTCCGGGTGGGGATGACGAGCATGAGCCAGCCGTCATCGGTCTACGACGTCGACCTGGTCAGCCTCGAGGCCCGCCTGCTCAAGCAGGCACCGGTGCTGGGCGGCTACGACGCCGACGACTACCAGGAGCACCGGCTGTGGGCGACGGCTCCGGACGGCACCCAGGTGCCGATGTCGCTGGTCGTGCGCCGCGACGCCCGCGGTGCCGACGGCACCGGCACGGTGCCGGTGGTGCTCTACGGCTACGGCTCCTACGAGGCCTCGATGGACCCCTACTTCTCGGTGCCCCGGCTCTCGCTGCTGGACCGTGGCGCGGCCTTCGTGATCGCGCACGTGCGCGGCGGCGGTGAGATGGGACGCCACTGGTACGACGACGGCAAGCTCGAGCACAAGCAGCACACCTTTGACGACTTCATCGCCTGCGCGCGCCACCTGGTCGACACCGGCTGGACCACCGCCGACCGGATCGTCGCGCAGGGCGGCAGCGCCGGCGGGCTGCTGATGGGCGCCGTCGCCAATCAGGCCCCCGACGCCTTCGGCGGCATCCTCGCGGAAGTCCCGTTCGTGGACACCCTGACCACGATGCTGGACGCGACGCTGCCCCTGACCGTCGGCGAGTACGACGAGTGGGGCAACCCCGACGGCGACCCGGCGGCGTACGACCGGATCGCCGGCTACGCGCCCTACGACAACCTCGCGGACCTGCCCTACCCGCCGATCCTGGCGATCACCTCGCTCAACGACACCCGGGTCCTCTACGTGGAGCCGGCCAAGTGGGTGGCCCGGCTCCGCGCCGTGGCGCCCGGGGCGGACGTCCTGCTGCGCACCGAGATGGCCGCCGGCCACGGTGGCGTCTCCGGCCGCTACCGCGCCTGGGAGGAGGTCGCGTTCAGCCTCGCCTGGGTGATGGACCGGCTGGGGATCGCCGGGGTCCGTCCGGCAAGTGCTCCGGCCGGCGCCCTGGACGCCGCCGCGGCCGGTTCCACGGCCGGTTCCGTCACTACTTGA
- a CDS encoding sigma-70 family RNA polymerase sigma factor: MATATQPTTAGTRRSTGREIEGRDSVGLYLDEIARTPLLDAAREVELAKTIEAGLYARSLLAEGRYGRRKGAPKGRPSREELEWLAEEGDKAVDEFITANLRLVVSIARKYGRAQMPMLDLIQEGNTGLIRAVEKFDYAKGYKFSTYATWWVRQAITRGIAQQARVVRLPVHVVEELNQVGGARRTLERQLGRTPEPEEIATELGMEVDRVLDLMSWGREHISLDTPVDEDGDTSLGDLMAQETAPGPDLTVLDTESRERLNLLVDQLDPRAADIIRARYGLADGRQHKLADIGTKHGISAERVRQLEREALQKLRRIGDPDMAA, translated from the coding sequence ATGGCGACTGCAACCCAGCCCACCACGGCGGGGACTCGGCGAAGCACCGGACGCGAGATCGAGGGGCGTGACAGCGTCGGGCTCTACCTCGACGAGATCGCCCGCACCCCGTTGCTGGACGCGGCCCGAGAGGTCGAGCTCGCCAAGACGATCGAGGCCGGGCTCTACGCCCGCAGCCTCCTGGCCGAGGGCCGTTACGGCCGTCGCAAGGGCGCCCCGAAGGGTCGCCCCAGCCGCGAGGAGCTGGAGTGGCTGGCCGAGGAGGGCGACAAGGCCGTCGACGAGTTCATCACCGCGAACCTGCGCCTGGTGGTCTCGATCGCCCGCAAGTACGGCCGGGCGCAGATGCCGATGCTCGACCTGATCCAGGAGGGCAACACCGGCCTGATCCGCGCGGTCGAGAAGTTCGACTACGCGAAGGGCTACAAGTTCTCCACCTATGCGACCTGGTGGGTGCGGCAGGCGATCACCCGCGGCATCGCGCAGCAGGCCCGGGTGGTCCGACTCCCCGTGCACGTGGTCGAGGAGCTCAACCAGGTGGGCGGCGCGCGCCGCACCCTGGAGCGCCAGCTGGGCCGCACGCCCGAGCCGGAGGAGATCGCGACCGAGCTCGGCATGGAGGTCGACCGCGTGCTCGACCTGATGTCGTGGGGTCGCGAGCACATCAGCCTGGACACCCCGGTCGACGAGGACGGTGACACCTCCCTCGGCGACCTGATGGCCCAGGAGACGGCCCCCGGCCCGGACCTGACCGTCCTGGACACCGAGTCCCGCGAGCGGCTCAACCTGCTGGTCGACCAGCTCGACCCGCGGGCCGCGGACATCATCCGCGCCCGCTACGGGCTCGCCGACGGTCGCCAGCACAAGCTGGCCGACATCGGCACCAAGCACGGCATCTCCGCCGAGCGCGTCCGGCAGCTGGAGCGCGAGGCGCTGCAGAAGCTGCGTCGGATCGGCGACCCCGACATGGCCGCCTGA
- the coaE gene encoding dephospho-CoA kinase — MRVGLTGGVASGKSTVSSILAELGAVVIDADQLAREVVEPGTPGLAAVVAAFGDEVLTEDGALDRAKVGQIVFNDTEQRRRLESIVHPLVFERYAELEAAAPAGAVVVHDIPLLAESGRHEDFDAVIVVDAPRELQIDRMLVERGWTQQDAEGRIGAQATREQRNAIATHLIDNTGSLADLRARVHEVFDRLTAN; from the coding sequence ATGCGGGTTGGACTCACCGGCGGCGTTGCGTCGGGCAAGAGCACGGTCTCCTCGATCCTCGCCGAGCTGGGCGCTGTCGTCATCGACGCCGACCAGCTCGCCCGTGAGGTGGTCGAGCCGGGCACCCCCGGTCTCGCCGCCGTGGTGGCGGCCTTCGGGGACGAGGTGCTCACCGAGGACGGGGCGCTGGACCGCGCCAAGGTCGGCCAGATCGTCTTCAACGACACCGAGCAGCGTCGCCGGCTGGAGTCGATCGTGCATCCCCTGGTCTTCGAGCGCTACGCCGAGCTGGAGGCGGCGGCGCCGGCCGGGGCCGTGGTCGTGCACGACATCCCGCTGCTGGCCGAGTCGGGGCGGCACGAGGACTTCGACGCGGTGATCGTGGTGGACGCGCCCCGGGAGCTGCAGATCGACCGGATGCTCGTCGAACGCGGCTGGACCCAGCAGGACGCCGAGGGGCGGATCGGTGCCCAGGCGACGCGCGAGCAGCGCAACGCGATCGCGACGCACCTGATCGACAACACCGGCTCGCTGGCGGACCTGCGAGCCCGGGTCCACGAGGTCTTCGACCGGCTGACCGCCAACTGA
- a CDS encoding class I adenylate-forming enzyme family protein produces MSAPLEPGSRVALLVPGSEDYLDAVHRLLTAGVLPVPLDPRLTAGECGRIFEVVRPDRVIADQQALEDLRGTLPPPGLPLARPMHCTSGTTGTPKGVYSGLLAPADARALVEEEAALWGFADDDVNLVLSPLYHSAPLRFALGTRLAGGRVVLPGPFDPARVSEAIEQQRPTTMFCVPAHLQRLFAHWDRTGTPDLSSFRLVAHAGAPCPVDVKERLLATFPAGTTWEFYGSTEGQFTACRSEEWRERPGTVGRARPGRRLSADPDGTLWCVVPPYARFSYFGDEEKTAAAWRETPEGPAFTVGDHGRIDADGYLYLDGRREDLIISGGVNVYPTEVEQVLGRCPGVTDIAVYGAPDPTWGQRVCAAVVGEVETDVLRDYARAHLAPPKRPKQYQDWPALPRTLTGKVRRTELVAGDPLHPGDGEDQGQQGPTSPSGKQT; encoded by the coding sequence GTGTCCGCACCACTCGAGCCCGGCAGCCGCGTCGCGCTTCTCGTACCCGGCTCCGAGGACTACCTGGACGCCGTCCACCGGCTGCTCACGGCCGGGGTCCTACCGGTCCCGCTGGACCCGCGGCTGACCGCCGGCGAGTGCGGTCGGATCTTCGAGGTGGTCCGCCCCGACCGGGTGATCGCCGACCAGCAAGCGCTCGAGGACCTGCGCGGCACCCTCCCGCCGCCCGGGCTCCCCCTGGCCCGTCCGATGCACTGCACCAGCGGCACGACGGGCACGCCGAAGGGCGTGTACTCGGGCCTGCTCGCCCCGGCTGACGCACGGGCCCTGGTGGAGGAGGAGGCGGCGTTGTGGGGCTTCGCCGACGACGACGTCAACCTCGTGCTGAGCCCGCTCTACCACTCCGCCCCGCTGCGCTTCGCCCTCGGCACCCGGCTGGCCGGGGGTCGCGTGGTGCTGCCGGGACCGTTCGACCCGGCACGGGTGAGCGAGGCGATCGAGCAGCAGCGGCCGACCACGATGTTCTGCGTGCCGGCCCACCTGCAACGGCTGTTCGCCCACTGGGACCGCACGGGTACGCCGGACCTGTCCAGCTTCCGGCTGGTCGCCCATGCCGGGGCGCCGTGTCCGGTCGACGTCAAGGAGCGGCTGCTCGCCACCTTCCCCGCGGGCACCACCTGGGAGTTCTACGGCTCCACCGAGGGCCAGTTCACCGCCTGCCGCAGCGAGGAGTGGCGGGAGCGCCCGGGCACCGTCGGCCGCGCCCGCCCCGGACGCCGGCTCAGCGCCGACCCCGACGGCACCCTGTGGTGCGTGGTCCCGCCGTACGCCCGGTTCAGCTACTTCGGCGACGAGGAGAAGACGGCGGCCGCCTGGCGGGAGACACCTGAGGGTCCGGCGTTCACCGTCGGTGACCACGGACGCATCGACGCCGACGGCTACCTCTACCTCGACGGCCGCCGGGAGGACCTCATCATCAGCGGCGGCGTCAACGTCTACCCGACCGAGGTCGAGCAGGTCCTCGGCCGGTGTCCCGGCGTCACCGACATCGCGGTGTACGGCGCCCCCGACCCCACCTGGGGGCAGCGGGTCTGCGCCGCCGTGGTCGGCGAGGTCGAGACCGACGTGCTGCGCGACTACGCCCGGGCCCACCTGGCCCCGCCGAAGCGGCCCAAGCAGTATCAGGACTGGCCGGCGCTGCCCCGCACGCTGACCGGCAAGGTACGTCGTACCGAGCTCGTCGCGGGTGACCCGCTCCACCCCGGCGACGGTGAGGATCAGGGCCAGCAGGGTCCGACGTCGCCGTCGGGGAAGCAGACGTAG